From a region of the Pseudanabaena sp. ABRG5-3 genome:
- the sixA gene encoding phosphohistidine phosphatase SixA, whose protein sequence is MPSLYLIRHGIAEDRENYEDDTLRPLTDEGRKKTKQVAKRLYDLGLRFDLLQTSPLVRAQQTAEIFTNVFNSPVQQSSELAPEGSFETWLQWATEWLSQHPQPARASLGIIGHEPDLTTWAETLIWGKSKGALVLKKAGIIGLVIPEAQPWTANGILFLSIPPKLLI, encoded by the coding sequence ATGCCTAGCCTCTATTTAATCCGTCATGGCATTGCTGAAGATCGCGAGAATTACGAGGATGATACTCTGCGTCCTCTCACTGATGAGGGGCGGAAGAAAACCAAGCAAGTTGCCAAGCGTCTCTATGATTTAGGCTTGCGCTTTGATCTATTGCAAACTAGCCCACTAGTTCGTGCTCAGCAAACCGCTGAGATATTTACTAATGTCTTTAATAGTCCTGTGCAGCAATCCTCTGAACTTGCCCCCGAAGGAAGTTTTGAAACATGGCTTCAGTGGGCTACAGAATGGCTCAGTCAACATCCCCAACCTGCAAGGGCATCTCTAGGGATAATTGGTCATGAACCTGACTTAACTACGTGGGCAGAAACCTTGATCTGGGGAAAGTCGAAGGGAGCATTGGTATTAAAAAAGGCTGGCATTATTGGTTTAGTGATACCAGAAGCTCAACCTTGGACAGCCAACGGAATTCTCTTTTTATCGATTCCACCCAAGCTACTCATATAA
- a CDS encoding Rpn family recombination-promoting nuclease/putative transposase, translating into MRFINPKTDFAFKKIFGSEQSHDILISFLNAMLYDGNDTITAIEILNPYLAPRIRGIKDTYLDVKATINNTTNVIIEMQVLNVEGFEKRILYNAAKTYSNQLEVGEDYTDLEPVIALTITDFPMFPELNQLISRFILKEKTYLTDYPIYDIELVFIELPNFRKQLEELETLTDKWLYFLKTAKKLEIVPPVMGSVPAIQKAFEIANQANLTREELDDLEHHEIFIYDQRNAIKKAVKQGLQQGLEQGLQQGLEQGLEQGLEQGELKAKLAIAKQLLAVLDDEAIIQATGLSLEQITALRNK; encoded by the coding sequence ATGCTTTATGATGGCAACGATACGATTACAGCGATCGAAATCCTTAATCCCTATCTTGCACCTCGTATCCGTGGGATCAAAGATACCTATCTAGATGTTAAAGCGACGATCAATAACACTACGAATGTGATTATTGAAATGCAGGTATTAAATGTAGAAGGATTTGAAAAACGAATTCTCTATAATGCGGCTAAAACCTATTCAAATCAGCTTGAGGTTGGCGAAGATTATACGGATCTTGAACCTGTAATCGCCCTTACTATCACTGATTTTCCAATGTTCCCAGAACTAAATCAGCTTATCTCTCGCTTTATTCTTAAAGAAAAGACCTATCTCACTGACTATCCCATCTATGATATCGAATTAGTATTTATTGAACTGCCAAATTTTCGTAAACAGTTAGAAGAGCTAGAAACTCTAACGGACAAATGGCTATATTTTCTAAAAACTGCCAAAAAGCTAGAGATTGTGCCTCCCGTGATGGGTTCTGTCCCCGCTATTCAAAAAGCCTTTGAAATTGCCAATCAAGCAAATCTTACCCGTGAAGAGTTAGATGACCTTGAGCATCATGAAATATTTATCTATGATCAACGCAATGCTATCAAAAAAGCCGTAAAACAAGGTCTACAACAAGGTTTAGAGCAGGGTCTACAACAAGGCTTAGAGCAAGGCTTAGAGCAAGGCTTAGAGCAGGGTGAGCTTAAAGCAAAGCTAGCCATTGCCAAACAATTACTAGCAGTTCTAGACGATGAGGCAATTATTCAAGCTACAGGACTTAGTTTGGAACAGATCACTGCACTGAGAAATAAGTAG
- the purS gene encoding phosphoribosylformylglycinamidine synthase subunit PurS, with the protein MKYQARIFVTLRPSVLDPAGTAVQSALKQMDYHVDSVRIGKYVEIVLDADNEAEASQKLDEAADKLLANPVIENYRVELTPIA; encoded by the coding sequence ATGAAGTATCAAGCCCGTATATTTGTCACCTTACGTCCATCGGTTCTCGACCCCGCAGGCACGGCTGTGCAGTCGGCACTCAAGCAAATGGACTATCACGTTGACTCCGTTCGCATCGGTAAGTATGTGGAAATTGTTCTTGATGCTGATAATGAAGCTGAAGCATCTCAGAAATTGGATGAAGCTGCGGACAAACTGTTGGCAAATCCTGTCATCGAGAATTATCGCGTTGAATTAACCCCGATCGCCTAG
- the purQ gene encoding phosphoribosylformylglycinamidine synthase subunit PurQ: MKFGILVFPGSNCDRDVATVTSGILQQPTRLIWHSDTDISDCDVIVVPGGFSYGDYLRCGAIARFAPVMKSLQEHAAKGKYVLGICNGFQILTESGLLQGALVRNRDLHFICDRAPLRVERNDLAFTKKYQKQQVISLPIAHGEGCYFADDDTLKELEDNHQVVFRYSDAIGNITDEANPNGSISNIAGICNKQGNVLGMMPHPERAAEGILGGTDGKALFEGLLEGLLVNA; the protein is encoded by the coding sequence ATGAAATTTGGTATTCTCGTCTTCCCTGGTTCTAATTGCGATCGCGATGTTGCCACGGTTACTAGCGGAATTCTGCAACAGCCCACGCGATTAATCTGGCATAGCGACACCGATATTAGCGATTGTGATGTAATCGTTGTTCCGGGGGGATTTAGCTACGGTGATTACCTGCGCTGTGGGGCGATCGCTAGATTTGCGCCTGTCATGAAATCTCTGCAAGAACATGCCGCTAAAGGAAAATATGTTCTTGGTATTTGTAATGGATTCCAGATTTTAACCGAGTCAGGCTTATTGCAAGGCGCATTGGTTAGAAACCGTGATTTGCACTTTATTTGCGATCGCGCCCCTTTGCGCGTTGAGCGCAATGATTTAGCTTTCACCAAGAAATATCAAAAGCAACAGGTAATCTCTTTACCGATCGCTCATGGTGAAGGTTGTTATTTCGCTGATGATGATACCCTCAAGGAACTCGAAGACAATCATCAAGTTGTATTCCGTTATAGCGATGCGATCGGCAATATCACCGATGAAGCTAATCCTAACGGCTCAATATCCAACATTGCAGGTATTTGTAATAAGCAAGGTAACGTTCTGGGAATGATGCCCCATCCTGAACGTGCTGCTGAAGGAATTTTGGGCGGTACTGATGGTAAGGCTTTATTTGAAGGACTGCTTGAAGGGTTGTTAGTCAATGCCTAG
- a CDS encoding Ycf34 family protein, protein MCICVNCTYVDRCITYHSVEALHLQPHLTDHPDFEAISPTINVNIRTESTEDIQMEWDVVGCESFVSEMGKWIKLRPGELVPT, encoded by the coding sequence ATGTGTATCTGCGTCAATTGCACCTATGTCGATCGCTGCATAACCTACCACTCAGTCGAAGCTTTACATCTGCAACCCCATTTAACCGATCATCCAGACTTTGAGGCAATTTCTCCCACAATTAATGTGAATATCCGTACAGAATCTACTGAAGATATTCAAATGGAATGGGATGTTGTTGGTTGTGAAAGTTTTGTCTCCGAAATGGGAAAATGGATCAAATTGCGCCCTGGTGAACTTGTTCCCACTTAG
- the rpe gene encoding ribulose-phosphate 3-epimerase has product MPKKSTVISPSILSADFSRLGDDIRAVDAAGADWIHVDVMDGRFVPNITIGPLVVSAIRPVTTKILDVHLMIAEPERYVPDFAKAGADIITVHAEHTACPHLHRNLCQIKELGKLAGVSLNPSTPLSFIEYVLDLCDLVLIMSVNPGFGGQSFIPNVIPKIAKLRQMCDDRGLDPWIEVDGGLKANNTWQVLEAGANAIVAGSAVFNAPDYAKAIDGIRNSKRPDLVTA; this is encoded by the coding sequence ATGCCTAAGAAGTCCACAGTTATTTCTCCCTCGATCCTTTCTGCTGACTTTAGCCGTTTGGGTGACGACATTCGTGCAGTTGATGCGGCGGGTGCGGATTGGATTCACGTTGATGTGATGGATGGTCGTTTCGTTCCAAATATCACCATTGGTCCATTGGTTGTGTCGGCAATCCGTCCTGTAACCACCAAAATTTTAGATGTGCATTTGATGATTGCTGAGCCAGAGAGATATGTACCTGATTTTGCTAAAGCTGGTGCAGATATCATCACCGTTCATGCAGAGCATACCGCTTGTCCTCACTTACATCGTAATCTTTGCCAAATCAAAGAACTTGGTAAACTAGCGGGTGTATCCCTCAATCCTTCCACACCTTTGAGCTTCATTGAATATGTTCTCGACTTGTGTGATTTGGTCTTGATCATGAGCGTTAACCCTGGATTTGGTGGTCAGAGCTTTATTCCTAACGTCATTCCTAAGATTGCGAAGTTGCGTCAAATGTGTGACGATCGCGGACTTGATCCTTGGATCGAAGTTGATGGTGGTCTGAAGGCAAATAATACTTGGCAGGTTCTAGAAGCTGGTGCTAATGCTATCGTTGCTGGTTCGGCGGTATTTAATGCCCCTGACTATGCTAAAGCGATCGATGGTATCCGCAACAGTAAGCGTCCTGATTTGGTAACAGCATAA